From the genome of Ignavibacteriales bacterium, one region includes:
- a CDS encoding ABC transporter ATP-binding protein: MKTYYRVLSYIKPYRKHLTASVLFSILYALLNTISVYLLIPLLNTLFQEKGALQPQTKSLTQTTIDTSAGNWLSKIGNEIAESFKNYLFSGTDREILLKICFLILFAFLLKNVFGYLQAYYMAFVEQGMIRDLRNQSYVHLHKLPMSYFKNEKTGNLISRITNDVNVVQASVSAVFLNMVREPLTILFFLGLAVSISWRLTLFSLVVLPFTIGVISWIGLILRKQSGQLQEMMADITTTLHETITGVKIVKAFGMENYENKKFKVQTQSFFKLVLKMARVRNIASPLTEFLSVVVGGAMIYYGGELVLVDKTLNASEFIVFLLAIFQMMPPIKELSGVNNRIQESSAAAERVFEILDTEPRIKNVSSPVSISDFKDKIEFQNVSFHYDDDNELVLNNINLSVKKGNVIAFVGSSGAGKTTCVDLLPRFYDPTSGKILLDGIDIKEIRLEDLRKLMGIVTQETVLFNESVKNNIAYGIDDCSEERLISASKAANAHNFVLELPHGYDTIVGEKGTKLSGGQRQRLSIARALLKNPPIMIFDEATSALDNESEVLVQQAIERLMADRTTFVIAHRLSTIRNADRIIVLDKGQIVQDGKHDELLKEEKGIYKKLYELQFRD, translated from the coding sequence ATGAAAACTTACTACCGGGTACTATCATATATCAAACCTTACCGAAAGCATCTTACGGCTTCGGTACTCTTTTCAATCTTGTATGCATTGCTAAATACAATTTCGGTTTATTTGTTAATCCCGCTATTGAATACATTATTTCAAGAGAAAGGCGCATTACAGCCGCAAACAAAATCATTGACGCAAACCACTATTGATACTTCGGCAGGAAACTGGCTTTCGAAAATTGGGAACGAAATTGCCGAATCGTTTAAAAATTATCTTTTCAGCGGAACCGATAGAGAAATTCTTTTGAAGATCTGTTTTTTGATTTTGTTTGCATTCCTTCTTAAAAATGTTTTTGGTTATCTGCAAGCCTACTATATGGCTTTTGTTGAACAGGGGATGATCCGCGACCTGAGAAATCAATCTTATGTTCATCTTCATAAATTGCCAATGAGTTATTTCAAAAATGAAAAAACCGGTAATTTAATTTCACGAATCACCAATGATGTTAATGTTGTTCAAGCGAGTGTTTCTGCCGTATTCCTTAATATGGTTCGCGAACCTCTTACAATATTATTCTTTCTTGGATTGGCGGTTTCAATAAGCTGGAGGTTAACTTTATTTTCACTCGTGGTTTTGCCGTTTACAATTGGAGTAATAAGCTGGATCGGTTTAATTCTTAGAAAACAGAGCGGGCAGCTTCAAGAAATGATGGCTGATATAACAACCACTCTTCACGAAACAATAACGGGCGTAAAGATTGTAAAAGCATTTGGTATGGAAAACTATGAGAACAAAAAATTCAAAGTCCAGACCCAAAGTTTTTTCAAATTAGTTTTAAAAATGGCACGCGTTAGAAATATCGCATCTCCTCTAACTGAATTTTTAAGCGTTGTTGTCGGCGGCGCGATGATTTACTACGGCGGAGAACTTGTTCTAGTTGATAAAACACTCAATGCCAGCGAGTTCATTGTATTTCTGCTCGCGATATTTCAAATGATGCCGCCGATAAAAGAATTAAGCGGCGTAAATAATAGAATTCAAGAATCGAGTGCCGCAGCCGAGAGAGTTTTTGAAATATTAGATACCGAACCCAGAATCAAAAATGTATCATCTCCGGTTTCGATTTCCGATTTCAAAGATAAAATTGAATTTCAAAATGTGTCGTTTCATTATGATGATGATAATGAACTGGTGCTGAATAATATCAATTTAAGTGTAAAGAAGGGAAACGTGATTGCTTTTGTAGGAAGCAGCGGCGCCGGCAAAACAACATGTGTTGATCTTCTTCCGCGATTCTATGATCCTACGTCGGGCAAAATTCTTCTTGATGGAATTGATATAAAGGAAATTCGTTTGGAAGATTTAAGAAAGCTTATGGGAATTGTAACTCAAGAAACCGTTCTTTTCAATGAGTCTGTTAAAAACAATATTGCCTATGGAATTGATGACTGCTCAGAAGAAAGATTAATCTCCGCCTCAAAAGCTGCCAACGCGCATAATTTTGTACTTGAACTTCCGCACGGTTATGATACTATTGTTGGAGAGAAAGGAACAAAACTTTCCGGCGGGCAGCGGCAGCGCCTTTCAATTGCGCGCGCCTTATTGAAGAATCCTCCAATAATGATCTTTGATGAAGCGACTTCTGCCCTTGATAACGAATCGGAGGTACTCGTTCAACAGGCTATAGAGCGCTTAATGGCTGATAGAACAACATTTGTAATAGCGCACCGACTAAGTACAATTCGCAATGCTGACCGTATCATTGTTCTCGATAAAGGGCAAATTGTTCAAGACGGAAAACATGATGAACTGCTGAAAGAAGAGAAAGGGATTTACAAAAAATTATATGAACTACAATTCAGAGATTAA
- a CDS encoding Cof-type HAD-IIB family hydrolase yields the protein MFSKEFLRKIELVVFDLDGTLLNDNGNLGEETKMLVKELTQLGVKFSIATGRLLSAVTEYADLLEINIPLITLDGSLIQRSPGEKSIFEAYLPKKYVLRSLHLADKYLLKIALCHDLAIYFTEGNAHVPLILNKFGAKYKQVDAYDDFLDKTLEVVIMGDYKESVKYVAKKMTFPHTFGIRSLYYKSQSLGGTYYLEIRKMGCSKGEGLRKLIRHLKIRMDKTAVLGDWYNDKSLFDTDALKIAMTNAVPEIKKMADIITNRTNNEDGVAEFLKILLQAKK from the coding sequence ATGTTTAGTAAAGAGTTTCTCCGCAAAATAGAATTAGTTGTTTTTGATCTGGACGGTACATTACTGAATGATAATGGAAATCTGGGTGAAGAAACAAAGATGCTTGTTAAAGAGCTAACTCAACTAGGTGTAAAATTTTCAATTGCGACGGGAAGATTGCTCAGCGCTGTAACAGAATATGCAGATCTTCTCGAAATAAATATTCCGTTGATTACACTTGATGGTTCGTTGATTCAAAGATCCCCCGGCGAGAAGAGTATTTTTGAAGCTTATCTGCCTAAAAAATATGTATTGCGCTCACTCCATTTAGCAGATAAATACTTACTCAAAATTGCATTATGTCATGATTTAGCGATTTATTTTACAGAGGGAAATGCACACGTTCCTCTTATTCTTAACAAATTCGGCGCTAAATACAAGCAAGTAGATGCCTACGATGATTTTCTTGATAAAACTCTAGAAGTAGTTATTATGGGTGATTACAAAGAAAGTGTAAAATATGTTGCAAAGAAAATGACTTTCCCGCATACATTCGGAATTCGCTCTTTATATTATAAATCTCAATCTCTTGGTGGAACTTATTATCTTGAAATTAGAAAAATGGGATGTAGTAAAGGTGAAGGACTAAGAAAACTAATTAGGCATTTGAAAATTAGAATGGACAAAACAGCGGTGCTTGGCGACTGGTATAACGATAAATCTTTGTTTGATACGGACGCTTTAAAAATTGCTATGACTAACGCTGTACCGGAAATTAAAAAAATGGCGGATATAATAACCAATAGAACCAATAATGAAGACGGAGTTGCCGAATTTTTAAAAATCCTCCTTCAGGCAAAAAAATAA
- a CDS encoding HDIG domain-containing protein, protein MQPNTKIKLRSSLRIKLIIVFITVILIVLMFPHGESIESEVTVGSVWIHDDLIASTTFEILKDPVQYENEKLNAARLIQPIFLRDNNIANIKLDSLRKYNVFLSQVLSKSSSNEKKTTFLSDNSYSVFYNLSRQRKLVKTYKLISLARIFDYSFEIVKNIYQRGLLNLTYSEIPRDSITVRDGKFEKIFPKTSYLDRKSVNDFVNFYLTSNVGNNGELNEAVEEYVSNFIKPNLIYSQQLTDIAVQNAKDKVPRNVGIVNENERIVAKHDRIKPETKLKIDSYRIAKGEEIGFVGKSLQSIGKFLHILIIVLPLIIYIRLFRKKIYKDNLKILLIAIIILFISVLAFFVYQINVSTAVEFLVLVPVASMLLTMIFDSRVGFYGTVVSSLIVGGLQGNDYAFALMNIIAGSLAAYTVRDIKNRTQIFRSFLYIFIGYVMSIIAFGFERFDSFEQMLSSFAFAGSNALISPVITYGLIIFIERFFNITTDLTLLELTDFNRPLLKELSKNAPGTFNHSITMGTLAETAAEKIGANPILARVGAYYHDIGKILDPESFVENQTNSNNVHEQLTPDQSVKLIMAHVSKGIELAETYKLPKEIIDFIPMHHGTMVMLYFYSKAKELYGEEKVNINDYRYPGPKPITKETAIVMLADACESTVRSLSDSDSQKIENVVNNLINSRIDDGQLDDAPLTFSDVKKIKDSFLSILVGQHHKRIRYPDQEELESIKPEE, encoded by the coding sequence ATGCAGCCGAACACGAAAATAAAATTACGGTCGAGTTTACGAATTAAACTTATTATTGTGTTTATTACAGTAATTCTCATTGTTTTGATGTTTCCGCATGGTGAATCAATCGAATCGGAAGTTACTGTTGGTTCGGTCTGGATACATGACGATCTAATTGCTTCGACTACTTTTGAAATTTTAAAAGATCCGGTGCAGTATGAGAATGAAAAATTAAATGCAGCCAGGTTGATTCAACCGATCTTTCTCAGAGATAACAATATTGCTAATATCAAATTGGATTCGCTTAGGAAATACAATGTTTTCCTCTCTCAGGTATTATCAAAAAGCAGCAGTAATGAGAAGAAAACAACTTTTTTGAGTGATAATTCTTATAGTGTTTTTTATAATCTGTCCCGCCAACGTAAATTAGTAAAAACATACAAACTCATTTCTCTCGCACGAATATTTGATTATTCATTTGAAATTGTAAAAAATATTTATCAACGAGGTCTTCTTAATCTAACCTATAGTGAAATTCCAAGAGACAGTATAACAGTACGAGACGGAAAGTTTGAAAAAATATTTCCAAAGACATCTTACCTGGACCGAAAAAGCGTAAATGATTTTGTTAATTTTTACCTTACAAGCAATGTGGGAAATAATGGTGAATTGAATGAAGCGGTTGAAGAATATGTATCAAATTTTATTAAGCCGAATCTAATTTATAGCCAGCAGCTCACAGATATTGCTGTACAAAATGCAAAAGATAAAGTCCCACGTAATGTTGGAATTGTTAACGAGAATGAAAGAATTGTTGCCAAGCATGATAGAATCAAACCCGAGACAAAATTAAAAATTGATTCCTACCGGATCGCGAAAGGTGAAGAAATTGGATTTGTCGGCAAATCATTACAAAGTATCGGGAAGTTCTTACATATACTAATTATTGTATTACCGCTAATAATTTATATTCGTCTCTTCAGAAAGAAAATTTATAAAGATAATCTGAAAATTCTTTTAATAGCTATTATAATCCTTTTTATTAGTGTGTTGGCATTTTTCGTTTATCAAATCAATGTTTCTACTGCGGTAGAATTTCTTGTACTTGTTCCGGTTGCCTCGATGTTGCTCACAATGATCTTCGACTCAAGAGTAGGGTTTTACGGAACAGTTGTATCATCTCTTATCGTAGGCGGATTACAAGGAAACGATTATGCCTTTGCCTTGATGAATATAATCGCTGGAAGTCTTGCAGCATATACAGTTAGAGACATTAAAAACCGTACTCAAATCTTTCGTTCGTTCCTATATATTTTTATTGGTTATGTCATGAGCATTATTGCATTCGGATTTGAGAGATTTGATTCATTCGAGCAGATGTTATCTAGTTTTGCATTTGCCGGTTCTAATGCTTTGATAAGCCCGGTAATAACATACGGGTTGATAATTTTTATAGAAAGATTTTTTAATATAACTACAGACCTTACTTTACTTGAATTAACCGATTTCAATAGACCGTTACTAAAAGAACTTTCTAAAAACGCTCCCGGAACATTTAATCACTCAATAACTATGGGAACGCTGGCAGAAACTGCCGCCGAAAAAATAGGCGCTAATCCAATTTTGGCACGTGTGGGTGCGTATTATCATGATATCGGAAAAATACTAGATCCGGAAAGTTTTGTCGAAAATCAAACTAATTCTAATAATGTACATGAGCAACTTACACCCGACCAAAGTGTAAAACTAATTATGGCTCATGTATCCAAAGGGATAGAATTAGCCGAAACCTATAAACTTCCTAAAGAAATTATAGACTTCATTCCAATGCACCATGGTACAATGGTTATGTTATATTTCTACTCAAAGGCAAAAGAACTTTACGGTGAAGAAAAAGTTAATATAAATGACTACCGCTATCCGGGACCCAAACCGATTACAAAAGAGACGGCAATTGTAATGCTGGCGGATGCATGCGAATCAACAGTCCGTTCCCTAAGTGATTCTGATTCTCAAAAAATTGAAAATGTTGTAAACAATTTGATCAACAGCAGAATTGATGATGGACAGCTAGACGATGCACCTTTAACATTCTCAGATGTGAAGAAAATAAAAGATTCATTTTTGAGTATCTTGGTGGGTCAGCATCATAAAAGAATTAGATATCCAGATCAGGAAGAACTAGAAAGCATAAAGCCAGAAGAATAA
- a CDS encoding STAS domain-containing protein: MSENFNYELKKIGDIATFKLNEKRFDASIAGFVKGEFTILLHTEDVKKLIIDLSEVEYCDSSGLSAILLAFRILQSNEGHIRIASPTKNVKTLIEISQLDRVLHVCNTVNEALKELETL, translated from the coding sequence ATGAGCGAAAATTTTAATTACGAATTAAAAAAGATTGGCGATATAGCCACATTCAAATTGAATGAAAAACGGTTTGATGCTTCCATTGCCGGATTTGTTAAAGGTGAGTTTACAATTCTACTTCATACCGAAGATGTGAAAAAGTTGATCATTGATCTTTCGGAAGTTGAATACTGTGACAGTTCCGGATTAAGCGCAATTTTACTTGCATTTAGAATCCTTCAATCTAACGAAGGTCATATTAGAATTGCGTCGCCTACTAAAAATGTAAAGACACTCATAGAAATCTCTCAGCTTGATAGAGTTCTTCATGTCTGCAACACAGTAAATGAAGCATTAAAAGAATTGGAAACATTATAA
- the xerD gene encoding site-specific tyrosine recombinase XerD codes for MDEFVKEYLAILQYEKNLSTNTTNAYRNDLKKFLSFLEDKAITDFNEVSSNHLSSFFERQREMGVESSTAARYMSSLKGFFRYLENNNYIEKNPTGKLTPVKIGRKLPAVLSFNEIEKILDAPNTDDITGLRDKAILETLYSSGLRVSELINLKINDLYFDDEVVRVLGKGSKERIVPLGSSAINWLKKYLLHSRPHLEKKSKSQNFVFLNMKMGSKISRMSIWNIVNRYAEEAGIKKEIHPHTFRHSFATHLLEGGADLRAVQEMLGHADISTTQIYTHIDRNYIKQVHRDHHPRG; via the coding sequence ATGGATGAATTTGTAAAAGAATATCTGGCTATTCTACAATATGAAAAAAACCTTTCCACTAATACTACAAATGCTTACCGCAACGATCTAAAAAAATTCCTTTCTTTTCTTGAAGACAAAGCAATTACTGATTTTAATGAAGTATCATCCAATCATTTATCTTCATTCTTTGAACGCCAAAGAGAGATGGGTGTGGAAAGCTCAACAGCTGCACGTTACATGTCATCTTTAAAAGGGTTTTTCCGTTATTTAGAAAACAATAATTACATTGAAAAAAACCCAACCGGCAAACTTACTCCGGTTAAGATTGGAAGAAAATTACCAGCGGTTTTATCGTTTAATGAAATCGAAAAAATCCTTGACGCACCTAATACAGATGATATAACTGGTCTGCGGGACAAAGCAATTCTGGAAACATTATATTCTTCCGGCTTACGTGTATCGGAACTGATTAATCTGAAAATAAATGATCTTTATTTTGATGATGAAGTTGTCAGAGTGTTGGGCAAGGGATCAAAAGAAAGAATTGTGCCGCTTGGAAGCAGTGCGATCAACTGGTTGAAGAAGTACTTACTGCATTCGCGTCCGCATTTAGAGAAAAAATCGAAGAGTCAGAATTTTGTATTCTTAAATATGAAGATGGGAAGTAAAATTTCAAGAATGTCAATTTGGAATATTGTTAACCGTTATGCGGAGGAAGCCGGCATAAAAAAAGAAATTCATCCTCATACATTCCGGCATTCATTTGCTACACATTTGCTGGAAGGCGGTGCGGATCTGCGTGCGGTGCAAGAGATGCTTGGTCATGCCGACATTTCCACTACTCAAATCTATACTCACATTGACCGTAATTATATCAAACAAGTCCATCGAGATCATCATCCGCGCGGCTAA